Proteins from a single region of Argopecten irradians isolate NY chromosome 7, Ai_NY, whole genome shotgun sequence:
- the LOC138327940 gene encoding uncharacterized protein — protein MVTTTELMKGISSPEGRNRSPKLTINIEKNQQHTSKPKTTSPRNKIGTVGMFPPIVEEQLVSKSKQTYAMSPRSVDQNNQEFNSVPNNQDSLPISPAETSTARRMSLNNGLLRNVTSLKSMGKFSTVLKAKMAFKSRTKKKSIGSVVEDEEDVIVELPKEPRFSTTMSPEAQYAIMKGYEDTVYNYLCKEYPEHKLLLRRSKTPITKVDPQTKNETRNMNGKKDQNSSNELSVKTVSAGRESSYASQDASDDNCLSGNALVNPPSSANMSRRASMPVASMSFKKFGRSGSFSSTSGSLDLPLSKAESLPCVIPREKQLILSYRLQSAMDILDTVRDGVGDCYTSPRVRASINRNIKPVLDYNKWTGVWGKDFKDMEKAVHKSK, from the exons ATGGTTACCACCACAGAACTCATGAAAGGCATATCATCGCCTGAAGGAAGGAATCGCAGCCCAAAACTTACGATTAACATTGAAAAGAATCAACAACATACCAGCAAGCCGAAAACTACATCCCCGCGGAATAAAATAGGGACAGTTGGCATGTTCCCTCCGATTGTTGAAGAGCAACTCGTCAGCAAATCCAAACAGACTTATGCAATGTCGCCTAGATCAGTCGACCAAAATAACCAAGAATTTAACAGTGTACCAAACAACCAGGACAGTCTTCCAATTTCTCCGGCGGAAACATCGACCGCAAGAAGGATGTCATTAAACAATGGCCTTCTCCGAAACGTGACATCGTTGAAATCAATGGGAAAGTTCTCGACAGTTCTCAAAGCCAAGATGGCTTTTAAGAGTCGTACTAAGAAAAAGTCAATTGGCTCTGTAGTAGAGGATGAGGAGGATGTGATTGTTGAACTACCAAAAGAACCTCGATTCTCCACAACAATGTCGCCGGAGGCACAGTATGCCATCATGAAGGGATATGaagatacagtatataattatctatGTAAGGAATACCCAGAACATAAGTTGTTACTGCGTAGAAGTAAAACACCCATTACAAAAGTCGATCCTCAAACCAAAAATGAAACCCGAAATATGAACGGTAAAAAAGATCAGAACTCTAGCAATGAATTATCGGTGAAAACTGTTTCCGCAGGACGAGAGAGTAGTTATGCGTCTCAAGACGCCTCGGATGATAATTGTTTATCAGGAAATGCGTTAGTGAACCCTCCTTCTTCGGCAAACATGTCGAGACGAGCGTCTATGCCGGTGGCGTCCATGAGTTTCAAGAAATTTGGTCGCTCTGGAAGTTTTAGCTCGACGTCCGGTTCTTTAGACTTGCCCTTGAGTAAGGCGGAAAGTTTGCCTTGTGTTATTCCACGTGAGAAACAGCTGATTCTGTCCTATCGCCTTCAGAGTGCTATGGACATCCTAGACACCGTTAGGGATGGTGTGGGAGACTGCTACACCTCCCCGAGGGTCCGGGCCAGTATCAACAGGAACATCAAACCAGTTCTGGACTACAACAAGTGGACCGGAGTCTGGGGAAAGGACTTCAAGGACATGGAAAAGGCTGTACACAAATCG aaatga